Genomic DNA from Entomoplasma freundtii:
TAATATTCTCTTTATCTCAACCTAACCGAATTTTAGCTGTTACTGGTTTAGTTGTATTGGCCACTACTGCCTCGACAATTTCACCTATTAATTTTGGTGTTTTTAATAATTGCGAGCCCGATTGCGAACGAATTGCGACCTTAGGGGCTGGACAACCAAGGTTTAAATCAATGATGTCACAGTCCGAATATTGATCTACTAATTTAGTTGCTTTTACAAAAGCTTCAACATCGTTGCCAAATAACTGTAAACTAGCTGGATGTTCCGATTGATTAATGCTAATCATCTTATGACTTTTTTCATTTTTGTGGCGAAGGCCTTCAATAGAGACCATTTCGCTGCAAACTAAAGCAGCTCCATGCTTTTTAGAGATTAAACGAAACGCCTCATTCGCCACCCCAGCCATTGGACCTTGAATGATTAGTCCAGGGATTTCTACATCCCCGATTTTGAATTTATTGCTAACCAATTTTTTGACCATTGAGGTAGAATTTGCCATTAATGTCTGTAAAAAAGATGGCTGTTTTGGAAACGTAGGGTTGAAAAAAAGTTCCTAAATCATCAACAAGAATTTGTTCTTTAGTTTCGCGTTTCATTCATTCTACTGTGATAAAAGCACTTGTTTCAGTATTCAAGACTTTTTTTTCATCAATCACAAAGAAGATGTTGGCAACATTGGCCCCGATTAAGGTAGCAAGTTCGTCAACTTGAGAATAGTATTTTTCTACTGCTTGCGTAGGGATTCCGTGAAAAGTAATAATTGGCATATTTCCTCTTTTCTTTTTATTTTACCTTTTTTTCAAAATGAGACCAAATCAAATTAAAACCCAAGCAAAAAGCTTGGGTTTTAATAGCAAGTGATTTATTTTGCAATCACTATGATCAATCAATAGTTGATGGATCTGCTGGATGATCGTTCTTGATCACTTCGTCAATCAATCCGTTTCGGATATGAATAACAGTGTTCCCGATTTTAGCAATGTTCGGGTTGTGGGTAACGACGATGACAGTTGTTTTGTAACGTTTGTTAACTTGGACTAAGATTTCTAAAACTTTTCGTCCCATTTCTTCATCCAAAGCTCCAGTTGGTTCATCGGCAAAAAGAATATCAGGATTTTTAGCAAGTGCACGAGCGATTGAAACACGTTGTTGTTGTCCTCCTGACATTTGGTGAGGGTATTTGTTCATTTGGTCTTTCATTCCAATTGTTTCAAAAATATCATCAATAGTCATGTCGGGGTTTTTAGTACGAGAAAGGTTTTCCCCTACTTCGGCATTTTCCTTAGCTGTTAAGTTTGTTAAAAGGTTGTATTGTTGGAAAATAAATCCAACATGTCAACGACGGAATTTCGTCAAATGCGAATCTTTTAATAAACTTAAGTTTGAACCAAGGACAAAAACATCACCTTCAGTTGCTTTATCAAGACCAGAGATGATGTTCAGAAAAGTGGTTTTTCCTGAACCAGAAGGTCCTAAAATAACGATAAAGTCTGCTTTATTTAATTTAATATCAATTCCCTTTAAAACAGGGGTTTCTAGATCACCAGTAACGTATGATTTCCGAACATCTTTAAGTTCAATAATATATTTGCTTAAATCAGGTTTGTAATCTGTTGTGGTAACGATGTTACCATCCAAAATTCCCTTAGAATATTTTGAAGTTAATTGTTTTTGGCGCTTTTGAATTGACTTTAAAGCTTTTACCCCAATCGCATCAAATTGCACAGGGTTAATTTTAATATATTCTCGTTCTTGAGGTTTGCCTTCTGAATCGTAACTTAGAGTTTCGCTGACTTCCTCAATTGCTTCACTTTTTTTAAGGGCCTCATCACTTAGCGGATGATTTAATTTCTCATCATCAGCAATGTGAATTGGGCCTTCTTTTTTTTCTTGTCCTTCAATTTCAATTTCTGGCTCAAGAACAATGTCCTTACCATCACTGGGTTTTTGATTATTATGCTCATGGGCTTCATGGTGTTCATATTCATAATGGTGTTCATGATAATCATGGTATTTTTGTTCATGAGCTTCTTGATCAGAATCATGGTCAAAATGTTCCGGTCCCATTTCGTTATCCGAATTTATTGGGGGAACTGGAGGAATTTCGAATTTGTCTTTTTTAGCACGAGAGTGGAAAAATTTTGGTTTTGCTTGCTCTTCGACCTTTGTTTCGTGCTCTTCATAATCTTCGTGATGTGGGTGATAATCATGGTATTTATGTTCATGAACCTCTTGATCGTAATCATGGTCAAAATGTTCATCTTTTTGCTTATCACTTTTTTGGTTTGAACGAACAGTTTTTTTTGGTTTTGTTTTTTTAGAAGATTGTTCCTCGGTCAAATTATCTACCGGGGTAATGATTTCAATTACTTCCTCTACTTCTTCAATTTCGATAGTATGAGGATAATCTTTTTCTTTATCTTCATCATTTAGCATTTTGTCTTCTGAGACCTCTTCAACTGGTTTTGGAGGTTCAGGACGTTCATTTTTATTATCTGTTGACTTATGTTCAGCACCATCGTTTGCGTTTTCACAAACAGTTGGTTTTGAATCTTGGTCTTTATTATTATCATCCGGTAATGGAAGTGATGGTTTGTTTGGAGATTCAGCCATATTAATCCCTTTCCTAATTTCTAACAATGTCCTCTTTATTCTATCATTAACTAATTAACTCCTGTAAAGCAGAAACAGCAATCAAATATTTCTTTTTACAAAAATCACAAGTTACTTCGGCTGGTTCATTAGCTTTCACCATATCGGTAATTTCTTGCTTTCCCAAAAGTTGGATGGCGTCAACAATTTTTTCATCGTTACAAGTGCAGCGGAAAGAAATTTTGTTATCGCCAACTTTAATAGCATCAGGCACTAATATTCTCAGAAAGGTTTCATAGTCTTTTTCATTGAGTAATTGTTCGCGAATTGATGTGGATTGAAGTTTGTCTTCTAAATAAACAATGTCATCATCAGTATGATTAGGAAGTAATTCAATATAGAGACCAACAGCTTTTTTAACAGACCAATTTTTATCTAAGGCTACCATTGTCATTAAGAGGTTTTGAATCTGGTTTGATTGTCTACCAAATTCCATAAAATCATAATCTAATCCATGAGATGATAAGGCAATCTTGGAAACATAAGGATCATAACCACGGAGTTGACGATTAATTGTTAACGTACCTTTGGTTCCTCATGCCCATTCATAGGGATTAGTAAACCGTTTTGATTCCTCATCTGTAATATCAAATTTAGGATTTTGGATATAGGCACGAACATGGTTATCGTGAAACTCCGTAATCATTTTGCCAGTTTTAGCATCTTTGCTATCAATTGAAGCAGTAAGAACTTCGCCATTCTTCAAACTTAAAGCTAAAAGGCTTGTGGCAAGAGTTGCTTTTGATAAGAGTATTGTGGCAAATGGATTAGTACCCTGCAAGGTAATTATTTCTTGCATTGTTTTAGTTAAATCCAATATGAAAATTTTAAAATGGTGTTTTTCGCTTATCGCTCTAATTCCGTGGTCCATTTCTTTCCTCCTAACGAAAAGCAACGATTTATGGTCGTTGCTTTTATCTATCTATATTTTAATGCTTTTTCTAATTATAATTGTGGTTCGTCTTTGTTATCATCGTTGTTACTTGGTTTGGGTTCTTCAACCACTTCAGCTTCAGTAATAGGACTTACTTCAACATCGATTACTTCATCAGTTTTTTCAGTTTTGTTAGTCTTCTCGATCATTTCTGAGTCTTTTTCTTCAATCACTTTAACATCAGTTAAATCAACTTCAAAAATGTCTCCCGCTTCACGTTTGCGTTCTTCGTTTAAATTACGCTCTTTTTCAACTAATACTTCCGCAGGCAATTTCATTTCTTGATCAATATATTCAATTTGTTCAGCGGTGATTGTTTCTAGAGTTCTTAGTGATTCGGCTAATAATTCTAATTCATCACGGTTGTCATTAATAATTCTTAATGCTTCTTTATACGATTCATCCAAAATTTCTTGAATGGCATGGTCAATTTTGGTTGCCGTTTCATCAGAATAAGTACCTTCTAGTTTTCCGTAAGCTTCTTCACTCATGGTCAAATATTTGGTCATTCCCAATTTAGACATCCCGAATTGAACCACCATTTTTCTCGCAATATTAGTGGCTTTGTCAAGGTCATCATGAGCTCCAGTAGTTACATGGTCAGCTCCAAAAACAATTTCTTCAGCAGCACGACCACCAAGGTATCCAGCAATCATGGCAACCAAATCTTTTTTCGACGAGAAAACTTGTTCTTCCTTGGGAGTACTAATGGTATAACCCCCAGCATTTCCACGAGGAATGATAGTTACTTTTTGTACCTTGTTAGCGTTTTCTAACTTCAGACCTACAAGGGCATGTCCTGATTCATGATAAGAAACAATGCTCTTGTCACGTTGGCTCATGGCACGAGTTTTTTTCGCAGGCCCACCAACCACTCGGTCAATGGCTTCGTCAATTTCAACTAAACCGATTTCTGTTTTGTTTTCACGAACCATTAAAATGGCCGCTTCATTTAAAACGTTAGCTAATTGGGCACCACTGAAACCAGGAGTACGACTAGCAATATTATGTCAGTTAACTTTTGAAGAAATTTTCTTACCGCGTGAGTGAAGTTTTAAGATTTCTTCACGTTCACGAATATCTGGTAGAGAAACTTGAATTACCCGGTCAAAACGTCCAGGTCTCAATAAGGCCGAGTCCAAAACATCAGCACGGTTTGTGGCTCCCATGACGATTACTCCGGAATTAGTATCAAAACCATCCATTTCCACCAGTAATTGGTTCAAGGTCTGTTCGTTTCCACGCGCTCCCATTGGTCCAAATCGTTTACTTCCGACAGCATCAATTTCATCAATGAAAATAATACATGGGGCTGCTTTTTTTGCTTCCGCAAACATGTCACGGACTCTTGAAGCTCCAACTCCAGCAAACATTTCCTCAAATTCTGATCCAGAAATTGAGAAGAATGGGACACCCGCTTCACCAGCAACAGCCTTCGCTAAAAGAGTTTTACCTGTTCCTGGGGGACCTTCTAAAAGAACACCTTTAGGAGCTTTGGCCCCAGCTTCT
This window encodes:
- a CDS encoding DUF1904 family protein: MPIITFHGIPTQAVEKYYSQVDELATLIGANVANIFFVIDEKKVLNTETSAFITVEWMKRETKEQILVDDLGTFFQPYVSKTAIFFTDINGKFYLNGQKIG
- the ftsH gene encoding ATP-dependent zinc metalloprotease FtsH; the encoded protein is MNKQKRKTSMWVWIVLVLVIAITAIVISLTLKGSVEKQNLAWMAGQVGLNTKFDKLAMLNGDNGTVTIKGVYLNAKGNWIQFSISTSQWQLVKDSTPGLTQLLATASVAPKGVGFGSVLISFLPLLIIILIYVAMFKAMAKGGAGGANIFGMGKNRAHQIRTNVKFSDVGGIQEEKTELIELVDYFKNSKRYSEAGAKAPKGVLLEGPPGTGKTLLAKAVAGEAGVPFFSISGSEFEEMFAGVGASRVRDMFAEAKKAAPCIIFIDEIDAVGSKRFGPMGARGNEQTLNQLLVEMDGFDTNSGVIVMGATNRADVLDSALLRPGRFDRVIQVSLPDIREREEILKLHSRGKKISSKVNWHNIASRTPGFSGAQLANVLNEAAILMVRENKTEIGLVEIDEAIDRVVGGPAKKTRAMSQRDKSIVSYHESGHALVGLKLENANKVQKVTIIPRGNAGGYTISTPKEEQVFSSKKDLVAMIAGYLGGRAAEEIVFGADHVTTGAHDDLDKATNIARKMVVQFGMSKLGMTKYLTMSEEAYGKLEGTYSDETATKIDHAIQEILDESYKEALRIINDNRDELELLAESLRTLETITAEQIEYIDQEMKLPAEVLVEKERNLNEERKREAGDIFEVDLTDVKVIEEKDSEMIEKTNKTEKTDEVIDVEVSPITEAEVVEEPKPSNNDDNKDEPQL
- a CDS encoding ABC transporter ATP-binding protein codes for the protein MKINPVQFDAIGVKALKSIQKRQKQLTSKYSKGILDGNIVTTTDYKPDLSKYIIELKDVRKSYVTGDLETPVLKGIDIKLNKADFIVILGPSGSGKTTFLNIISGLDKATEGDVFVLGSNLSLLKDSHLTKFRRWHVGFIFQQYNLLTNLTAKENAEVGENLSRTKNPDMTIDDIFETIGMKDQMNKYPHQMSGGQQQRVSIARALAKNPDILFADEPTGALDEEMGRKVLEILVQVNKRYKTTVIVVTHNPNIAKIGNTVIHIRNGLIDEVIKNDHPADPSTIDWS
- a CDS encoding Hsp33 family molecular chaperone HslO; protein product: MDHGIRAISEKHHFKIFILDLTKTMQEIITLQGTNPFATILLSKATLATSLLALSLKNGEVLTASIDSKDAKTGKMITEFHDNHVRAYIQNPKFDITDEESKRFTNPYEWAWGTKGTLTINRQLRGYDPYVSKIALSSHGLDYDFMEFGRQSNQIQNLLMTMVALDKNWSVKKAVGLYIELLPNHTDDDIVYLEDKLQSTSIREQLLNEKDYETFLRILVPDAIKVGDNKISFRCTCNDEKIVDAIQLLGKQEITDMVKANEPAEVTCDFCKKKYLIAVSALQELIS